The DNA region TGACTGAACTGCTGTTTCAGTTCCGGTAGCTTCAGTCTCTGTGCTTATTTCTTCTGTAACTTCAGCAGTTTCCTTTATTTCTTCTGTTTCATTCATTGTTTTTCACCATCTTTTCTCTGTAACCCAGGGTCAGAAAATTTTTGTGTCTGAGCTGATATGCATCCGCATTATCCGTTTTTAATCAACGGTTCCGAATTTGTTCAGAGGTGATATCCTGAAAACAACTTTTCCCGCTATCTCCTCTTCCGGAACGAAACCGAGTTCAGAATGCTTGCTGTCTTTTGAACGGTTTCTGTTGTCACCAAGGACAAAAACACATCCCTGAGGTACTGTTACCGGGTATGTATCAAAAGCACCCATGTTATAGGTAGTAAGCGTATTCACAAAATGATCCGCTTTCAGTTCAGGCTCTTCTCCGTTTTCTCCTGTTATATAAAGCTGCTCGTCAAGAGGAGTGCCGTCAACCGATACAATTCCTTTTTCAAAGTCTATATCGACCGACTGGCCTTCGAGAGCAACAACTCTTTTTACAATAAGCTTGTCAAGCTTGCTGCTGTTTACGATTATAATATCGTTCTGTTTCGGTTTATAAAACAGCGATGAAATAACCACCCTGTCCTTTTCAGTCAGTGTCGGTTCCATTGAAGGACCGGATACATCTGAAAGTCTGAAAAGATATGTAAACACAAGAAGAACAATAAAAAACCGACAGCAGGATCGATTCGACAATTTCAGCTGCATCATTCAGGAAAGAACGGCTGTCCGTTTTCCCGGCAGTTTCCGCATTTTTAACGTCCTCTTTTTCTGCGGTTTTTTTCATCTTTCATATTCATCATCTCCGTTGGATGAATTTACGCATTTAAAAGCTATTAATAGCAAAAAAGGGACTTGAACCGTCCCTTTTAACTATCAATAGATAAACCGAAGCGGCAGATTGATTATCTGATTGCTTCCTTAACCTTAGCTGCCTTACCAACTCTGTCGCGGAGGTAGTAGAGCTTAGCTCTGCGTACTTTACCCTTTCTGACAATTTCAACCTTGTCAACAACAGGTGCGTGAAGCGGGAATACTCTTTCGATTCCGCAGCCGTGAGCTACACGTCTTACAGTGAATGTTTCACTGATACCACCGTTCTTCTTAGCAATTACTGTGCCTTCGAAGATCTGGATACGGTACTTGTCGCCTTCTTTGATTCTTACGTGAACCTTAACAGTATCACCTACTGAGAATTCAGGAGCGTCTGCCTTAAGGCTGTCCTTGCTGATTAATTCGAGTGCGTTCATTTAAAATTCCTCCTAAAATTTCTGAACATTCTTACGCAGCAGGCTTGTCTTCTGCGCAGCGGACTGTTCGTTTTAATGTCATAAAATGGCATTAACTCTCGTCGGCGAGGCCGACGGACTTTAAATGCTTTATAATCATACCATATTTACGCTCTCAAATCAAGTGTTTCGGAGAAAAAACTTTACACAAATAACACCGCCGGATGTATTCTCTTATTGTTAAGAGTTACATCCGGCGTGCATATAATCATTCAATAACTGCCTTTTCTATATGACAGTAATGTTTTCTATGACCAGGCTTTTCATCCTTGTCATAGGTTATTCCGACGAGGATAATGTCACGGCCGAAACCTTTTATCTGTTCAGGATAATGGCGTTCCTTTATCTGATCAATAGCTGTATGAACATCCTTGTTCCATTTAAGTTCGATAAGAAGAATCGGATAACCGGAATCATACTTTGGCAGATAAACTATATCGGCATATCCGTCACCGGATGGAAGTTCCTCAAACTGAACATAATTGTCACGGTATGTGTAGTAAGCAAGCTTGATTACACTACGGAGACTCGCTTCACTGTTATAGTGAAGCGGAGCTGTTTCTTCCGAATGGATCTTTTCTATCTGCGCTGCAACTGATTCTTCGTTTTCTTCTACCGTATCAATGAAAAGCCTTTCACTTTCACTAAGTCTTTTAAGCGTTTCTGAATGATCAGTTACTTTTATCGTTCTTGAAAATTCGAGTTTTATTTCCTCATTAGGAATATGAACTGTCTTCTTTTCGTGATCGTATGCCAGATATCCGAGATGAACAAGGAGTGTCAGGACATCGTCTTTTCCTTTGAATGAAGTCAGATCGTTGGAAAACCCTTTTGTTTCAACAGGTACATCAATTCCCGCAATAAGCTCAGCTATCGTTCTGGCCAGCCCATTGTAATCCTTGCTTATATACTCCATCAGGCTGTCCGCTGCCGACGTTTCAGTCCAGTACGAATCAAAATCATTGTTCCTGATAGCTTTCATAACTGAATTCGGATTATAGATCGATCCTGTATTTTTTAGCGAATATCCGTCATACCAGCTTTTCATCGACTGAAAATCAATGTTTTTAATCGCACAGAGATCACGCACTTCAGTTTCTGTAAAACCTGCATATTCTCCGAACATTCCCGGTTTTATCATTGTAAACTCTTCAAAATCCGATATTGCCGACTGTGATCCGTCTTTTTTTATCGGAAGAATGCCTGTCATATACGCAGCTGCAACAACGCGGTTTGTAACTACTGAATTCTTAAAAACAGACCTCAGTAATTTCAGATAATTATCCGCTGTTTCGGCGTCTGCTTCTCTTACAGGAGCATCCCATTCGTCTATTATAAAAATGAATTTACGACCGGAAACTGATACCGCATCGACCAGAACAGAAGCAAAATCTTTTCCGCATTTAATGTCAGGATACATACTTTTGAGTTCTTCACTCAGCACCTCTGTCAGAAACGAATCGATTTTCCTGTATTTATCGGTATAAGGTCTGATACCGGTTATATCAATATAAATAACATCATACTTGTTTATATGTCCCTCATAAGTCGGATTTGAACATATAGTTTTACCATCAAAAAGCTCATGCGAATCACAGCTTCGGTCATAATACGCTGCAAGCATCTGCGCTGCATAAGATTTTCCGAATCGTCTCGGACGGCTGATACACACAAGATTACCGCCTGTTTCAATTCTCTGGTTCATAAGACCAATAAGTCCGGTTTTATCGACATAGTCGCATCGTGAAATCGCCCTGAACATTTCGTTTCCCGGATTAAGATAGGTTCCCAAAGTTTCTCACTTCCTTTAATGAGGTTCATACGTTAGATTATTATCAGTTATAATTGTATCATTTTCTGAGTAAGAATTCAAGGGGAACACGAACTGCATCGCCTTCAAAATGGTGCGCCTGCGGCGCGCTATTATAGTACTGCCGCCTCAGCGAGACGGCAGTACCTTTTTCGCCGAAAAAAGCCACATACACCAGTGAAACATTTCACTTCCGGTGTATATGGCTTTTTTCCTTACATTCCTAATAAATCTGCATGTGATCCCGTAGCGGTTGCTGTCAGAACAAGTACATCATCATGATACTGATACTCAATTTTATACAAGATAATTAATCCTCCAGCATAGACGCTGCTGCTTTTTACAGTTTAAAGATCTTATGAAATGATCCCGTATTCAATCTTGATTTTAAGTATACGCATAACGCTGTCGTTTAAGCGGTCTTCGGTAAGTCTTCCGTTTTTTACTGCTTCGGAAATACCGTTTGCTGCTTTTTCGAGGTCGTCCGGCATGAGGATGATATCGCAGCCGGCTTCGAGAGCCATTACTGCGGCTTCGTCAGGTGAATAGCGGTCTGTGATGGCTTCCATCTGGAGCGAGTCGGTTATGACAAGACCGTTAAAGCCCAGTTTTTCACGAAGAAGTCCTGTTATCAAATCCTTTGACAGTGATGCAGGAACATCGTTGTTCGTAACTGCAGGAACTGCAATGTGACCGGCCATTACCACAGGTGCTCCGGCGCTGATCCCTGCTCTGAACGGAGCGAGTTCACAGCTTTCAAGTTCATCAAGATTCTTTTTTGTTTCGGCAAATTCCTTGTGGCTGTCGGTATCAGTATCGCCGTGACCTGGGAAATGCTTTATCGTGCAGATAACGCCGCTTTCACGGAATCCGGCAACCGAGCGTTCAACCATCTGTGAAACAACTGCAGGATCGCTGCTGAAAGCACGTGTACCGATGACAGGATTCTTTTTATTGGAATTAACATCAGCCACAGGAGCAAAATCGAGATTGAATCCGAGTTTTTTCAGATCGTTACCGATCGTAAGTCCTTCTCTGTAGGCTTCTTCAGGATTTCCCGATTTACCTATTTCAGCGGTGTCCGGAAATTCCGTGGTTTCCATGTCAGGATTGTTTCCGATACGCGCGATCTCGCCGCCTTCTTCGTCAATGGAAATGAACAGACCCGTTTTAGTACGTTTCTTAACATTTTTTATCATTTCCTCGCACTGTTCCTTTGAGGAAAGATTTCTTTCAAAATAAATAAGACCGCCGACAGGATATTTCTTCAGTTCCTCTTTTGTGTTCGGATACTCGGAAAGGAATTCCTCATCCGGAGAAAGCTGCTCAGGTTTAACTATAAAAAGCTGATATACTTTTTCTTCAAGAGACATTTCAGCAAGCATATCCGCTGCTTTTTTATCATTTTCAGAAAGAGGTTCTTCAGCGGCTGTCGTCTGCTCAGTAACAGGAGCTGTTTCTTCAGGAAGAGTTTCTGCCGGAACTTCTGTTTCCGCAGGTGCTTCGGTAACTTCTCCCTCTGATATGGTGTCGGTCATAATTAAATTCTCTTCCGCCACCACAGGATTTACCGCCGGATTTACTTTGATCTGTTCGTCGCTTCTTTCAGGCATGTTGTTTTTTACAAACACAGTTCCGACGGCAGTAACCAATGCTATAGTCAGAAAAGAGGAGATATTGTCTTTCATTTTTTTCGTCATTTATCGTCTTGTCCTTTCAGAAAAATACTGATCACACTCTTTTAAGTATAACCTATTTACTTTCATTTGACAACAGCATTTTTGCGGGATTTATCTTCCCCTGATAGCATCGATCGGCTTCTTGCTTGCTGTTTTCTTTACAGGGAAGAAACTTGCAAGCGCAGCTACAACGCAGCTTATCAGAAGAATAAGGATCACCTGTCTCGGTCCGAAGTGGAGAAGAGTGATCAGAATGCCGGTACTCTTTCTTATATACCAGTTCATTATGCAGACTGCCGCAAAACAAAGCAGTGCTGTAATAACAAACTCTATCATTGCGATTATAAAACTTTCCGAGAAGAATATTCTGAAAACATCGTTCGATCTTGATCCGATGGCGCGGAGAATACCGATCTCCTGCTTTTTATAGCTTATGCTCGTTGAAATAAAGTTTGCCATAAGTATCGATGCAAACACAGCAAAGAAAAGTCCTACCCAGATAAACACACGGGCTGCCCCGTTTATAATTGAATGGAACGAATCGAGCTCATAGACGGCAGCATTATTCATCGAATAGCGTTCATTAATGCTGTCTTCGTCTCCGCCGTAGCAGTAACTTACGATTTTCTCCTTATCAGCTCTTGTTTCCGGCATACATCCGACAGCACAGCTGTATACGCCTTCATTTACTTCAGCAATTCTGTCAAGGAACTCATCTGAGATACACATTACTTCTGCTGATGAATACGAACTGTCCGGGGTAAAGCATCCGACGATCTTTATATCACTGACCTCATTCTCACCATCGAAGTCGAAATTGCTGTACTCATATATATATCCGGTCGGCTTTCCTGTGGAGGATATGAAATCATTTATATCTTCAAGAGCTTTCTTCGCTGATTCCGCGTCTTCCGCAGTGAATTCCTTTTCCATACCACCGTAATCTGCATGTAGCGAATCCAGTGAAATGATGATCTCATTATTCTTAAGGTTTTCAAGAGGTTTATCAGCCCATACAATATTCTCCTGCGGAATAAGAGAAAGCTTTGAGTAATATCGTGAATAAACACTCAGACCGCCCTGTTTGTCGAAGCTGCTGACTGAAAAATTACCCTTGCTGCTTTCATAGGCGACCGGTTCATCAGCAACGAGTTTTGCGACTGCACCCTCGCCGACCATAGCTGCACCTGTAAGACTTTTGTTTACGGCGCATTCATATTCGCTTGAAAGCACAAACTGCAGGATCTGTTCAGCATTTGTAAGCTTTTTCATATCTTTATTGAGCAGTTCATAGCGTGATGAATCAAACTTTGTATCAACGACTGCTGTTACAGTATAAAGTTCATTGTCAAGAAGAAGGCTTTTTCCGACCATGTACATAGGATCAGAAAATTTTTCAGCTTTTTTCTTCTTTTCCAGAAGAGAGTCAACTGAACTTCCGGAATTCATATCCTTTGCCTTGTCGAGCATTTCCGGATCAACATCAATGTTTAACTGTGATATCTGATCCATCAGGGCGTCTGAAGAACCCTGACCGCCTGTATAATCTTTGACCGGCTGCGCTGAAACATAACCGTATTTTATAAATGATTCTGCTGCAAGGCAGCTTATTGCGATCTCATTTTTAGAAGGATCAGGAAGTCTGCCTGCATAAACGGAGTAACCCATATTTTTAAGAGTGTCTTCAGTTACTTCAGCAAAGCCACAGAAATCCGTGAGATAGCTGCTTGTAAGTGAAAAGCCGGAATCTTCATCTTCATCAGAATTGTCCCCGAGATTCATGCCGAAGGAAAGCCCTTTCATTTTAGGTTTAAAAATTCCGGTAACTGCAATACCGGTATCCTGCTCTATGCTTTTCAGATCTTCTTCATTGATACCGTTCTGAAGCGAACTCCACCATGCTGAGGCGCCGGTCCCCTGCTTTACGTTTTTTGTGAGTGAAACATATCCTATTTCGGAATCACGCAGCGAATCCACACATGAACGAATATGATCGTAGGAACTGAAAGTATCTACAAAAGCGAAAAGCGAGAATGCAACAACTGAAAGAAGAATGGTCATTACCAGTCTGAATTTCTTATGCTTAAGGCTGCTTTTTCCGATTGTAAATGCTGATTTCATCGGAAGGACGGACTTTATCAGTGCAAAATTCTTTCCGTCCTGGACCGGTATCTTCGACTCATCTGTTTCCGTAAACCGGGCACCCTTGTCTGAAACTGAAAGTCTGATCCCGCTTTCGAGCTTATCGATATATTCATTTATACGGGTCCTGTCTTCATCAGTAAGATGATATCCTGCCGGTACTGTTATTTCCTGACCGTCAAATTCCAGATGTTTTTCATCTTCATTAACACCTCCTGCGACCTCGACATCACGGATCACCTTCCCGTCAGCAAGCTCGATTATACGGTCGGCATACTGCTCTGCATACTCACGGTCGTGTGAAACTATGACAACGAGTTTGTCTTCTGAAAGTTTTTTAAGCGTATCGAGTATCTGACGACCCGTTACTGAATCGAGAGCACCCGTAGGCTCATCTGCCATAATGATCTCAGGATTCTTTACAAGAGCACGGGCAATGGCAACTCTCTGCTTCTGGCCGCCGGAAAGCTCATTCGGATTTCTGTCACCGAAGCCTTCAAGATCGACCTCCTTCAGGATCCTGTTTATCTCCTCATCGGAAGCTTTTTTTCCCTGCAGTTCAATCGCCAGAGCAATATTTGCCCCGACGTTGAAATCCTCAAGGACGTTGTACTCCTGAAAGATAAATCCTACGTAAGTATTACGGTAACTGTCAAAGCGCTGCTGATTGAAATCCTTTGATGAGATACCTTTGATGATTATTTCGCCGTCGTCATAGCTGTCGAGTCCTCCGAGAAGATTGAGCATTGTGGATTTACCGCTTCCGGATTTACCGAGCAGAAACACCATTCCCTTCTCCGGAAAACGGAGCGAGATATGGTCGACTGCGACGACTTCCGCGCCTTTCTTAGGCTTGTACTTTTTGTACAGTTCTTTTGTTTCAAGCATGTTTTGTGTCTTCCTTCCTTTTTATTATAAGTTTTCCCCGTTCTCCTCCATAACTTTCTTATACCACAGTGCGGAATCCTTTGCCGTTCTCTCCTGTGTCACGTAATCAACATAGACAAGACCAAACCTTTTGTCATAGCCTTCAGCCCACTCGAAATTATCCATAACAGACCAGTGCATATATCCGAGAATATCAACACCCTCATCAGCTGCCTTTTTCAGATACTTCAGATAGCGGTGTGTATAGTCCGTACGCTGAGTGTCATGGACCTTTCCGTCAAGAGCGATCCAGTCATTGTTTGCCATACCGTTTTCAGTTATCATTACCGGTACTCCGTAGCGTTCGTTCAGGAATTTCGGTGTCCAGTACATGGTCTGAGGTGTGACCGGCCATCCGAAAGATGTTCTTCCTATTCCCTGAAACGAATCGGAAGGATAACCGTACTCCGGAATAATGCCGCGGCTCTCGTATACATTGACTCCGTAAAAGTCCACCGGCTGTGAAATGATCTCCATGTCGCCTTCGTTTATCTGCGGCATGTCATCACCGAAAAGCTCATACGCACGTTCGCTGTACTTTCCGAAAAAGACCGGATCTGCCCACCATCCGGCTGTAAAAATATAATTGAATGCATCAAAGTCAAAAGTATTTTTCCTTGCTTCTTCTATCGCTGCGGCATCACTGCCTGCAGGAGTGCATGCCGGTGTTGAAAAGGCAAATCCCACTACAGGTTTTGTTTTTGCATTTTCACGTATCACCTTTACTGCTTTTCCGTGAGCAAGAAGAACGTTATGTGTCATCTGCGCAATATCGCAGGAATGATATTTCATAAAAGGAGCATGAACCCCGAGATAACAGCCAAGGCCGATGAACACCTGCGGCTCGTTTACGGTTATCCAGTACTTTACTCTGTCTGAAAGAGCATCCACGACGATTTTTGTATACGCTGCAAACCAGTCCGGTGAATCCGGATTAAGCCATCCGCCACGCTGATAAAGCCTGTGCGGATAATCCCAGTGGAAAAGCGTCACAAGCGGAGTTATGCCGTTTTTCAGAAGCTCATCAACAAGATCTGAATAGAACTTAAGTCCCTTTTCGTTTACGCGTCCCGTACCCTCCGGAAGTATCCTTGTCCAGTTTATTGAAAAACGGTAATTCCTGATACCGAGTTCCTTCATAAGTGCTATGTCTTCTTTCCAGCGATGATAGTGATCGCAGGCCACGTTTCCGTTCTCGCAGTATTTTACGTATTTTTCCGTTTTCGCTGAAAGACAGTTTGTGTACACGTCCCAGATATTCATACCCTTTCCGTCATCCTTGTACCCGCCTTCAAGCTGATATGCAGCTGATGCTGCGCCCCATAAAAAATCTTTTCTGAATGCCATTATCCTCAAAACCTCCATAAGTCAGAATTACAGCAAACAAAAACTATTTTTTCGTTTGCTGGATATTCAAATTATATCATAATAATAATTATTTTTCAATATTGATCTTGTTTTCGTATAAAAACAAAAAACTCCGGAAAACTTTTGCTTTCCGGAGTTTTATTATGTGTGAATTATATTATCAGATATTCATCGGAGAAACCTGAACGTGTTCTCCTGTGAAAGATTCAGCCTTTTCAGTCTTTACGACTTCGACCTTGTTGTAAGCCTCCATACCTGTACCGGCAGGAATAAGCTTACCGATAATAACGTTCTCCTTAAGTCCCTGGAGATAGTCACTCTTGCCCTTGATAGCAGCATCAGTAAGAGCCTTTGTTGTTTCCTGGAAGGAAGCAGCTGAAAGGAAGCTTTCTGAACTTGAAGAAGCCTTTGTGATACCCTGAAGGACAGGAACTGTTGTAACAGGTACAACACCGAGTTCGCCGTTGTCGATCCTCTGCTGGAGTTCTGCGTTGATAGTATCGATCTCCTTCTTGTCAACGAGAGAACCAGGAAGCAGATAGCTTGAACCGCTGTCTTCAACCTTGATCTTTCTGAGCATCTGTCTTACGATAACTTCGATGTGCTTGTCGTTGATATCAACACCCTGGAGGCGGTAAACCTTCTGAACTTCATTGATAATGTAGTTCTGAACAGCTTCTATACCCTGAACTGCAAGGATGTCTGCCGGATAGCAGTTACCTTCAGTGATCTTTGTACCCTTTTCAATATCTTCACCGTCACGAACTCTGAGCTTGAGGTTCCACGGGATCATGTACTGTTCCTGTTCGCCTGTCTCTTCGTTTGTGAGGATAACGTTCTTTGTGGTCTTTACTTCTTCGATGCTTACATGACCGCTGATTCTTGCAATGATAGCAGCGTTCTTCGGACGACGTCCTTCGAAGAGTTCCTCAACTCGCGGAAGACCCTGTGTGATATCTTCTGCTGACGCGATACCACCGGTATGGAATGTTCTCATTGTGAGCTGTGTACCAGGTTCACCGATCGACTGAGCAGCGATAACGCCGACAGCTTCACCGACTGAAACAACATTTCCGTTTGCAAGGTTAGCACCGTAGCACTTTGCACATACGCCGTGCTTTGCCTTACAGTGGAGTACTGAACGGATCTTGATTCGTTCAACGCCCATGCTGACGATTTTGTTGGCATCAGCTTCTGTCATGAGTCTTGTCTTAGGAACAATGACTTCACCTGTAGCAGGATCGCAGAAGTTTTCAACAAGGTAACGGCCTACGAGACGTTCTGAAAGCGGCTCGATCATTTCGCTGCCGTTTCTGATCTCGAAGATCTCAAGACCGTCATCAGTATTACAGTCATCTTCACGGATGATAACGTCCTGTGAAACGTCAACGAGACGTCTTGTGAGGTAACCTGAGTCGGCAGTTCTGAGGGCTGTATCGGCAAGACCTTTACGGGCGCCTCGTGATGAAATGAAGTATTCGAGGATGTTAAGACCTTCTCGGTAGTTAGCCTTGATAGGAAGTTCGATAGTTTCACCTGATGTGTTGGCGATAAGTCCACGCATACCTGCCAGCTGTCTGATCTGGTTGATAGAACCACGGGCACCTGAGTCAGCCATCATGAAGATCGGATTGTACTTACCGAGGTTAGCCTTAAGTGCTTCTGTTACCTCGTCAGTAGCCTTGTTCCAGATGTCGATGAACTTCTTTGACTTTTCAGCTGCTGAAATATAACCGTAGTCATACTGTTCAGTGATAACGTCGATCTTGCTCTGTGCGTTAGCAAGAATGTCCTTCTTCTGCGGCGGGATAGTTGCATCACAAACGGCAACTGTGATAGCTGCTCTTGTTGAGAACTTGAAGCCGAGAGCCTTGACCTTGTCAAGAACTTCAGAAGTTGTTGTTGTACCGTGTATTCTGATGCAGCGTTCGATGATGTCTGAAAGCTGCTTTTTCTTTACGAGGAATGAAATTTCGAGATCAAACTGCTTGTCTGAGTCTGTTCTGTCTACATATCCTAAGTTCTGAGGAATGTTCTCGTTGAAGATAAGTCTTCCGACTGTACAGTCGATTATCTTGGAAACCTTTCTTCCGCCGATATCCTTTGTAACCTTTACCTTGATAGGAGCGTGGAGTGAAACTGCATGTTCATTGTATGCCATGAGAGCTTCGTTTACGTCTCTGAACACCTTGCCTTCACCGAGGTCGCCTTCCTTGAGCATTGTCAGGTAGTATGAACCGAGGACCATATCCTGTGTAGGAACTGCAACAGGACGTCCGTCTGACGGCTTGAGGAGGTTGTTGGCAGCGAGCATGAGGAATCTTGCTTCTGCCTGTGCTTCTGCTGAAAGCGGAAGATGTACGGCCATCTGGTCACCGTCGAAGTCAGCGTTGTACGCTGTACAAACGAGCGGATGAAGCTTGAGGGCACGTCCTTCTACGAGTACAGGTTCGAAAGCCTGGATACCGAGTCTGTGAAGTGTAGGAGCACGGTTGAGGAGAACAGGGTGATCCTTGATTACATTTTCAAGGGCATCCCATACTGCTGTGCCTGCTCTGTCGACGAGCTTTCTTGCGCTCTTGATATTTGCGATAACCTTTGTGTCAACGAGTCTCTTAAGTACGAACGGCTTGAAGAGTTCGAGTGCCATTTCCTTAGGGAGACCGCACTGGTACATCTTGAGTTCCGGACCTACGACGATAACTGAACGTCCTGAGTAGTCAACACGCTTACCGAGGAGGTTCTGTCTGAATCGTCCCTGCTTACCCTTGAGCATGTCGGAAAGTGACTTGAGTGCTCTGTTGTTAGGGCCTGTTACAGGTCTTCCGTGTCTGCCGTTGTCTATAAGTGCGTCTACAGCTTCCTGAAGCATACGCTTTTCGTTTCTGATGATGATATCAGGAGCTTCAAGTGTAAGCATTCTTCTGAGACGGTTGTTTCTGTTTATAACTCTTCTGTAAAGATCGTTAAGGTCTGAAGTAGCGTATCTGCCGCCGTCGAGCATAACCATAGGTCTGATGTCCGGAGGGATAACAGGTACTACGTCGAGCACCATCCACTGTGGCTTGTTGCCTGAGAGTCTGAATGCTTCGATGATCTCAAGTCTCTTTAAGAGCTTGATCTTCTTCTGACCTGAAGGGAGATCCTTGAGTTCTTCCTTGAGTTCATCAGCGAGCCATACGAGTGAGTTTACCCAGTTGTCCTTGTTTGCAAGCTCATCGTATTCGCCGTTTACGTTTGCTGCTTCAATGTTTTCATTGAAGAGTTCCTCGATGTATGCTGAACCAGTCTTTACAGTGATGCGTCTGTCGCTTTTGATTTCTTCCTGTTCTCTGTTCCAGCGCATGATCTTCTGTAAGAACACTGACTTCTTGACTACCTGTCCGATCTCGTAGTCAGGGTTTTCAGCATTGTCTGTGATAACATATATTCTCTTTGCAAGATAGTCGATGATCTCGCTTTCGCTCTTGCCTGTGATCTTTGAGAATTCATTTATATGTTCCGTGATGTACTTATCATATCTTTCAGGATCGTATTCTTCAAGGAGTTCCTTGATAGCTTCCGCACCCATGTCTGCATAGAAGTCATCGCCGTACTTTTCAAGAGCATCATGATATTCCTTTTCTGAAAGGAGCTGCTTCTTTACGAGTTCTGTGGAATTACCCGGATCAACAACGATGTACTTTGTGAAGTAAAGGATCTCTTCAAGACGCTTCTGTGAGATCTCAAGCACCTGTCCGATTCTTGAAGGTGTGCCCTTGAAGTACCAGATGTGAGAAACCGGAGCTGCAAGCTCGATGTGACCCATACGTTCACGTCTTACCTTTGCTCTTGTTACTTCAACGCCGCAGCGGTCGCAGACCTTGCCCTTGAATCTGATCTTCTTGAACTTACCGCAGTGACATTCCCAGTCCTTTGTAGGTCCAAAGATCTTTTCGCAGAAAAGACCGTCGCGTTCAGGCTTCTGTGTTCTGTAGTTGATGGTTTCAGGACGTTCTACTGCACCGTAAGACCATGCACGGATCTGTTCAGGTGAGGCAAGTCCTATTTTAATTGATTTGAATTCGTTAAATTCCAAAACACTATCCTCCTGTGTCAGATGCAGCTGGTTCTGCAGGAACGGTCCTGCAGTTCCTCTGCTTCTTGGCTCTGATTTATATTACTTATTAGGAAAACACTGATCATACAGGAAATCTGCATCTGCCGGGATCCGGCTGATCTTTGCACATTTCCTCTGCTGATTTGTGATCAAACCAGCTTTTCCTTAGAAATCATCATTATCGTCTTCTGCTGAAAGATCATCGAAACTGAAATCAGCATCTCCGTCATCAGCAAAATCATCAGGATTATCTTCTTCACCTTCAACGCTCAGTCCTGATTCGTCCGCTTCATCT from Ruminococcus sp. HUN007 includes:
- the lepB gene encoding signal peptidase I; this encodes MSNRSCCRFFIVLLVFTYLFRLSDVSGPSMEPTLTEKDRVVISSLFYKPKQNDIIIVNSSKLDKLIVKRVVALEGQSVDIDFEKGIVSVDGTPLDEQLYITGENGEEPELKADHFVNTLTTYNMGAFDTYPVTVPQGCVFVLGDNRNRSKDSKHSELGFVPEEEIAGKVVFRISPLNKFGTVD
- a CDS encoding AAA family ATPase; this encodes MGTYLNPGNEMFRAISRCDYVDKTGLIGLMNQRIETGGNLVCISRPRRFGKSYAAQMLAAYYDRSCDSHELFDGKTICSNPTYEGHINKYDVIYIDITGIRPYTDKYRKIDSFLTEVLSEELKSMYPDIKCGKDFASVLVDAVSVSGRKFIFIIDEWDAPVREADAETADNYLKLLRSVFKNSVVTNRVVAAAYMTGILPIKKDGSQSAISDFEEFTMIKPGMFGEYAGFTETEVRDLCAIKNIDFQSMKSWYDGYSLKNTGSIYNPNSVMKAIRNNDFDSYWTETSAADSLMEYISKDYNGLARTIAELIAGIDVPVETKGFSNDLTSFKGKDDVLTLLVHLGYLAYDHEKKTVHIPNEEIKLEFSRTIKVTDHSETLKRLSESERLFIDTVEENEESVAAQIEKIHSEETAPLHYNSEASLRSVIKLAYYTYRDNYVQFEELPSGDGYADIVYLPKYDSGYPILLIELKWNKDVHTAIDQIKERHYPEQIKGFGRDIILVGITYDKDEKPGHRKHYCHIEKAVIE
- the rplS gene encoding 50S ribosomal protein L19, giving the protein MNALELISKDSLKADAPEFSVGDTVKVHVRIKEGDKYRIQIFEGTVIAKKNGGISETFTVRRVAHGCGIERVFPLHAPVVDKVEIVRKGKVRRAKLYYLRDRVGKAAKVKEAIR
- a CDS encoding ATP-binding cassette domain-containing protein, translated to MLETKELYKKYKPKKGAEVVAVDHISLRFPEKGMVFLLGKSGSGKSTMLNLLGGLDSYDDGEIIIKGISSKDFNQQRFDSYRNTYVGFIFQEYNVLEDFNVGANIALAIELQGKKASDEEINRILKEVDLEGFGDRNPNELSGGQKQRVAIARALVKNPEIIMADEPTGALDSVTGRQILDTLKKLSEDKLVVIVSHDREYAEQYADRIIELADGKVIRDVEVAGGVNEDEKHLEFDGQEITVPAGYHLTDEDRTRINEYIDKLESGIRLSVSDKGARFTETDESKIPVQDGKNFALIKSVLPMKSAFTIGKSSLKHKKFRLVMTILLSVVAFSLFAFVDTFSSYDHIRSCVDSLRDSEIGYVSLTKNVKQGTGASAWWSSLQNGINEEDLKSIEQDTGIAVTGIFKPKMKGLSFGMNLGDNSDEDEDSGFSLTSSYLTDFCGFAEVTEDTLKNMGYSVYAGRLPDPSKNEIAISCLAAESFIKYGYVSAQPVKDYTGGQGSSDALMDQISQLNIDVDPEMLDKAKDMNSGSSVDSLLEKKKKAEKFSDPMYMVGKSLLLDNELYTVTAVVDTKFDSSRYELLNKDMKKLTNAEQILQFVLSSEYECAVNKSLTGAAMVGEGAVAKLVADEPVAYESSKGNFSVSSFDKQGGLSVYSRYYSKLSLIPQENIVWADKPLENLKNNEIIISLDSLHADYGGMEKEFTAEDAESAKKALEDINDFISSTGKPTGYIYEYSNFDFDGENEVSDIKIVGCFTPDSSYSSAEVMCISDEFLDRIAEVNEGVYSCAVGCMPETRADKEKIVSYCYGGDEDSINERYSMNNAAVYELDSFHSIINGAARVFIWVGLFFAVFASILMANFISTSISYKKQEIGILRAIGSRSNDVFRIFFSESFIIAMIEFVITALLCFAAVCIMNWYIRKSTGILITLLHFGPRQVILILLISCVVAALASFFPVKKTASKKPIDAIRGR
- a CDS encoding glycoside hydrolase family 3 N-terminal domain-containing protein, with protein sequence MTKKMKDNISSFLTIALVTAVGTVFVKNNMPERSDEQIKVNPAVNPVVAEENLIMTDTISEGEVTEAPAETEVPAETLPEETAPVTEQTTAAEEPLSENDKKAADMLAEMSLEEKVYQLFIVKPEQLSPDEEFLSEYPNTKEELKKYPVGGLIYFERNLSSKEQCEEMIKNVKKRTKTGLFISIDEEGGEIARIGNNPDMETTEFPDTAEIGKSGNPEEAYREGLTIGNDLKKLGFNLDFAPVADVNSNKKNPVIGTRAFSSDPAVVSQMVERSVAGFRESGVICTIKHFPGHGDTDTDSHKEFAETKKNLDELESCELAPFRAGISAGAPVVMAGHIAVPAVTNNDVPASLSKDLITGLLREKLGFNGLVITDSLQMEAITDRYSPDEAAVMALEAGCDIILMPDDLEKAANGISEAVKNGRLTEDRLNDSVMRILKIKIEYGIIS